A single region of the Plantactinospora soyae genome encodes:
- a CDS encoding DUF397 domain-containing protein → MNTHPTPRWRTSTRSGNGGNTCVEVADNLPGRVLVRDSKDRPGPALTFAPDAWRSFVAGLASRP, encoded by the coding sequence GTGAACACTCATCCCACCCCCCGCTGGCGCACCTCCACCCGGTCCGGCAACGGCGGAAACACCTGCGTGGAGGTCGCCGACAACCTGCCCGGCCGGGTGCTGGTCCGGGACAGCAAGGACCGGCCAGGACCGGCGTTGACGTTCGCCCCGGACGCTTGGCGCTCGTTCGTCGCCGGGCTCGCCAGCCGGCCGTAG
- a CDS encoding DUF4230 domain-containing protein has product MSREGDVNHPTREFPGYAKGQATPGPADPWAGNDREHAEPFETDASHPETSRPEPAGGGNRGRGLVLLAGIIGLAVVLVLGVQVSGLLPDLRNPFAKEETDRSQPPLLKSIQDLSRYVAAEGNFEVVVDLEKNRKYVPEFLLGERTLFVGAGTVDSYVDFGKIAEGAVVESADRKSVEIKLPAPQLGEINLDLERSYVFAEKRGVLNQLGEVFGGDPNRQREVYLKAEQKIADSAKSSGLTERAQENTRKMLEGLLRSLGYEKVTVTYTQP; this is encoded by the coding sequence ATGTCCCGAGAAGGCGATGTCAACCACCCCACGCGTGAGTTCCCCGGTTACGCGAAGGGGCAGGCCACACCCGGCCCGGCCGATCCGTGGGCGGGCAACGACCGGGAGCACGCGGAGCCGTTCGAGACCGACGCCTCGCACCCGGAGACGTCCCGTCCCGAGCCCGCCGGTGGCGGCAACCGGGGCCGGGGCCTGGTGCTGTTGGCCGGGATCATCGGCCTGGCGGTCGTACTGGTGCTCGGCGTACAGGTCAGCGGGCTCCTGCCCGACCTGCGGAACCCGTTCGCCAAGGAGGAGACCGACCGCAGCCAGCCGCCGCTGCTGAAGTCCATCCAGGACCTCAGCCGGTACGTGGCGGCGGAAGGCAACTTCGAGGTCGTCGTCGACCTGGAGAAGAACCGGAAGTACGTTCCGGAGTTCCTGCTCGGGGAGCGCACCCTGTTCGTCGGCGCGGGCACCGTCGACTCGTACGTCGACTTCGGGAAGATCGCCGAAGGGGCGGTGGTCGAGTCGGCGGACCGGAAGTCGGTGGAGATCAAGCTTCCGGCACCGCAGCTCGGGGAGATCAACCTGGACCTGGAGCGGAGCTACGTCTTCGCCGAGAAGCGCGGCGTGCTCAACCAGCTCGGGGAGGTCTTCGGCGGTGACCCCAACCGGCAGCGCGAGGTCTACCTGAAGGCCGAGCAGAAGATCGCGGATTCGGCCAAGAGCAGCGGGCTGACCGAGCGGGCCCAGGAGAACACCCGCAAGATGCTGGAGGGGCTGCTCCGCTCGCTCGGCTACGAGAAGGTGACCGTCACCTACACCCAGCCGTAG
- a CDS encoding bifunctional 5,10-methylenetetrahydrofolate dehydrogenase/5,10-methenyltetrahydrofolate cyclohydrolase, whose translation MTSTGTPRTARLLPGGPVAEAVLADVAARTAALRRAGVVPSLATILVGDDSASVGYIRMKQQRATELGFASPHTQLSGTASQADLVRAISAYNDDPGVHAILVQHPTPAQIDYPAAISAIDPDKDVDGLHPENLGRLATGQPGPVPCTPAGIEALLAFYEVPVAGRDVVVLGRGTTLGRPLSLLLSQKRSTADAAVTLVHSGVPGWDRHTRRADIVVAAVGVPGIVRPEHLRPGAVAIGGGVRYAGRRLLPDLDETCAEVAGAITPRVGGVGPTTVAMLFRNAVELAERLTARSAQV comes from the coding sequence GTGACCAGTACTGGTACGCCGCGCACCGCCCGGCTGCTGCCCGGTGGACCCGTCGCCGAAGCGGTCCTCGCCGACGTGGCCGCCCGGACCGCCGCACTGCGCCGGGCCGGTGTGGTACCGAGCCTGGCGACGATCCTGGTCGGCGACGACTCGGCCAGCGTCGGATACATCCGGATGAAGCAGCAGCGTGCCACCGAACTCGGCTTCGCCTCGCCGCACACCCAGTTGAGCGGTACGGCCAGCCAGGCGGACCTGGTCCGGGCGATCAGCGCCTACAACGACGACCCCGGGGTACACGCCATCCTGGTCCAGCACCCGACCCCGGCGCAGATCGACTACCCGGCCGCCATCTCGGCGATCGACCCGGACAAGGACGTCGACGGGCTGCACCCGGAGAACCTGGGTCGGCTCGCCACCGGGCAGCCCGGCCCGGTGCCGTGCACCCCGGCCGGCATCGAGGCGCTGCTCGCCTTCTACGAGGTCCCGGTAGCCGGCCGCGACGTGGTGGTGCTCGGTCGGGGTACGACGCTCGGCCGTCCACTCTCGCTGCTGCTGAGCCAGAAGCGATCCACCGCCGACGCGGCGGTGACCCTCGTGCACAGCGGCGTACCCGGCTGGGACCGGCACACCCGGCGCGCCGACATCGTGGTCGCCGCCGTGGGCGTACCCGGAATCGTCCGGCCGGAGCACCTGCGGCCCGGCGCGGTCGCGATCGGCGGCGGCGTCCGGTACGCGGGTCGCCGGCTGCTGCCCGACCTCGACGAGACATGTGCCGAGGTGGCCGGCGCGATCACCCCGCGGGTCGGCGGGGTCGGTCCGACCACTG
- a CDS encoding helix-turn-helix domain-containing protein produces the protein MEMWIRALKAARASAEVSQERLAAMINYSPSTIAAIETGRRRPTMPFAMAADQALGTAGLLAELLAAANRQESPSWFAPWRSIEEQATRLRTFEPLLVPGLLQTEEYARAVLTGSGLHTPDEVERLLATRLERQALLTEEEPKLFTAIVDEGALRRVVSSRDIQRAQLGRLVELAAQPHIRLHVIPADAGGHAGMAGGFVLATLPDGDEVAHIDGVFGQVMDRPDAVGIVGRMWDVLLGEALPERASLELIEKLGSEL, from the coding sequence ATGGAGATGTGGATCCGGGCCCTGAAGGCGGCCCGCGCGAGCGCCGAGGTCTCACAGGAACGCCTGGCCGCGATGATCAACTACAGCCCGTCCACCATCGCGGCGATCGAGACCGGTAGGCGCCGGCCGACCATGCCATTCGCGATGGCCGCCGATCAGGCGTTGGGCACCGCCGGCCTGCTGGCCGAGTTGCTGGCGGCGGCGAATCGGCAGGAGTCGCCGAGCTGGTTCGCGCCGTGGCGGTCGATCGAGGAACAGGCGACCCGGCTGCGAACGTTCGAGCCGTTGCTTGTGCCGGGACTGTTGCAGACCGAGGAGTACGCCCGCGCGGTGCTGACCGGTAGCGGGCTGCACACGCCGGACGAGGTCGAGCGGCTGCTGGCGACCAGACTCGAACGGCAGGCACTGCTGACCGAAGAGGAGCCCAAGCTCTTCACCGCGATCGTGGACGAGGGCGCGCTGCGCCGGGTGGTCAGCAGCCGGGACATCCAGCGAGCCCAGCTCGGCCGGCTGGTGGAGTTGGCCGCCCAGCCGCACATCCGGCTGCACGTGATCCCGGCCGACGCGGGCGGGCACGCCGGAATGGCCGGCGGTTTCGTCCTGGCCACCCTGCCGGATGGCGACGAGGTGGCACACATCGACGGGGTCTTCGGTCAGGTCATGGACCGACCGGACGCCGTCGGTATCGTGGGGCGCATGTGGGACGTGCTGCTCGGCGAAGCCCTGCCCGAGCGCGCCTCCCTGGAGCTGATCGAGAAGCTGGGAAGTGAACTGTGA